The Ovis canadensis isolate MfBH-ARS-UI-01 breed Bighorn chromosome 13, ARS-UI_OviCan_v2, whole genome shotgun sequence genome includes a region encoding these proteins:
- the SLC2A10 gene encoding solute carrier family 2, facilitated glucose transporter member 10 isoform X1, with protein sequence MGRPSLLLPLCASVSLLGGLTFGYELAVISGALLPLQLDFGLSCSQQELLVGSLLVGALLASLVGGCLIDHYGRKQAILGSNLVLLAGSLSLGLAGSLAWLLLGRSVAGFAISLSSMACCIHVSELAGPRQRGVLVALYEAGITVGVLLSYALNYALAGAPGGWRHMFGWAAAPALLQSLSLLFLPAGTVGAAGHKDLIPLQGGEATKLDPGRPRYTFVDLFRARDNMRGRTIVGLGLVLFQQLTGQPNVLAYASTIFQSVGFRGGSSAVLASVGLGAVKVAATLTAMGLVERAGRRALLLAGCALMALSVSGLGLVSFAVPLHSGPACLAMPNATRLSGLPGDSSLPRGLAPPLLPTTDQSPRPPVLSTSEKTRPPPGAEDPTALSLTPPAGLSPAPEHALLHWTALVCMMVFVSAFSIGFGPVTWLVLSEIYPVEIRGRAFAFCNSFNWAANLFISLSFLDLIGAIGLSWTFLLYGLTAVFGLGFIYLFVPETKGQSLADIDQQFQKKWFPLSFGHRQSSAGIQYSRIEVSAAS encoded by the exons GCCGACCTTCACTcctcctgcccctgtgtgcctcgGTGTCCTTGCTGGGTGGCCTGACCTTTGGCTATGAACTGGCAGTCATATCGGGGGCCCTGCTGCCGCTGCAGCTTGATTTCGGGCTGAGCTGCTCACAGCAGGAGCTCCTGGTGGGCAGCCTGCTTGTGGGGGCTCTCCTGGCCTCCCTGGTGGGGGGCTGCCTCATCGACCACTATGGCCGGAAGCAAGCCATCCTCGGGAGCAACTTGGTGCTGTTGGCAGGCAGCCTGAGCCTGGGCCTGGCCGGCTCCCTGGCCTGGCTGCTCCTGGGCCGCTCGGTGGCTGGCTTTGCCATCTCCCTCTCCTCCATGGCCTGCTGCATCCACGTGTCCGAGCTGGCGGGCCCACGGCAGCGGGGAGTGTTGGTGGCCCTCTACGAGGCAGGCATCACCGTGGGCGTCCTGCTCTCCTACGCACTCAACTACGCGCTGGCTGGCGCCCCCGGGGGATGGAGGCACATGTTTGGCTGGGCCGCTGCGCCCGCTCTCCTGCAGTCTctcagcctcctcttcctccccgctGGTACAGTCGGGGCTGCAGGCCATAAGGACCTCATCCCGCTGCAGGGAGGCGAAGCCACGAAGCTGGACCCGGGGAGGCCGAGATACACCTTTGTGGACCTCTTCAGGGCCCGGGATAACATGCGGGGCCGGACGATCGTGGGGCTGGGGCTTGTGCTTTTCCAGCAGCTGACCGGGCAGCCCAACGTGCTCGCCTATGCCTCCACCATCTTCCAGTCGGTCGGCTTCCGGGGAGGCTCCTCCGCTGTGCTGGCCTCCGTGGGGCTCGGGGCGGTGAAAGTGGCGGCCACCCTGACGGCCATGGGGCTGGTGGAGCGAGCCGGCCGCAGGGCGCTGCTGCTCGCCGGCTGTGCCCTCATGGCCCTGTCGGTCAGCGGCCTCGGCCTCGTCAGCTTTGCTGTGCCCCTGCACTCAGGCCCAGCTTGCCTGGCCATGCCCAATGCCACCAGGCTGTCGGGGCTCCCTGGAGACTCCAGCCTGCCCAGGGGCTTGGCTCCGCCGCTGCTGCCCACGACGGACCAGAGCCCCAGGCCACCAGTCTTGTCAACCTCTGAGAAGACCAGACCTCCTCCTGGAGCCGAGGACCCTACAGCGCTAAGCCTCACTCCCCCTGCAGGCCTTTCTCCCGCCCCCGAGCACGCCCTGCTGCACTGGACCGCGCTGGTCTGCATGATGGTCTTTGTGAGCGCCTTCTCCATTGGCTTTGGACCCG TGACCTGGCTTGTCCTCAGTGAGATTTACCCGGTGGAGATCCGAGGGAGGGCCTTTGCCTTCTGCAACAGCTTCAACTGGGCCGCCAACCTCTTCATCAGCCTCTCGTTCCTCGACCTCATCG GTGCCATTGGCTTGTCCTGGACCTTCCTGCTCTATGGGCTGACTGCTGTCTTCGGCCTGGGCTTCATCTATTTATTTGTCCCAGAAACAAAAGGCCAGTCATTGGCAGACATAGACCAGCAATTCCAGAAGAAATG GTTCCCCCTGAGTTTTGGCCACAGGCAGAGCTCGGCTGGCATCCAGTACAGTCGTATCGAGGTCTCTGCAGCCTCCTGA
- the SLC2A10 gene encoding solute carrier family 2, facilitated glucose transporter member 10 isoform X2: MGRPSLLLPLCASVSLLGGLTFGYELAVISGALLPLQLDFGLSCSQQELLVGSLLVGALLASLVGGCLIDHYGRKQAILGSNLVLLAGSLSLGLAGSLAWLLLGRSVAGFAISLSSMACCIHVSELAGPRQRGVLVALYEAGITVGVLLSYALNYALAGAPGGWRHMFGWAAAPALLQSLSLLFLPAGTVGAAGHKDLIPLQGGEATKLDPGRPRYTFVDLFRARDNMRGRTIVGLGLVLFQQLTGQPNVLAYASTIFQSVGFRGGSSAVLASVGLGAVKVAATLTAMGLVERAGRRALLLAGCALMALSVSGLGLVSFAVPLHSGPACLAMPNATRLSGLPGDSSLPRGLAPPLLPTTDQSPRPPVLSTSEKTRPPPGAEDPTALSLTPPAGLSPAPEHALLHWTALVCMMVFVSAFSIGFGPGAIGLSWTFLLYGLTAVFGLGFIYLFVPETKGQSLADIDQQFQKKWFPLSFGHRQSSAGIQYSRIEVSAAS; the protein is encoded by the exons GCCGACCTTCACTcctcctgcccctgtgtgcctcgGTGTCCTTGCTGGGTGGCCTGACCTTTGGCTATGAACTGGCAGTCATATCGGGGGCCCTGCTGCCGCTGCAGCTTGATTTCGGGCTGAGCTGCTCACAGCAGGAGCTCCTGGTGGGCAGCCTGCTTGTGGGGGCTCTCCTGGCCTCCCTGGTGGGGGGCTGCCTCATCGACCACTATGGCCGGAAGCAAGCCATCCTCGGGAGCAACTTGGTGCTGTTGGCAGGCAGCCTGAGCCTGGGCCTGGCCGGCTCCCTGGCCTGGCTGCTCCTGGGCCGCTCGGTGGCTGGCTTTGCCATCTCCCTCTCCTCCATGGCCTGCTGCATCCACGTGTCCGAGCTGGCGGGCCCACGGCAGCGGGGAGTGTTGGTGGCCCTCTACGAGGCAGGCATCACCGTGGGCGTCCTGCTCTCCTACGCACTCAACTACGCGCTGGCTGGCGCCCCCGGGGGATGGAGGCACATGTTTGGCTGGGCCGCTGCGCCCGCTCTCCTGCAGTCTctcagcctcctcttcctccccgctGGTACAGTCGGGGCTGCAGGCCATAAGGACCTCATCCCGCTGCAGGGAGGCGAAGCCACGAAGCTGGACCCGGGGAGGCCGAGATACACCTTTGTGGACCTCTTCAGGGCCCGGGATAACATGCGGGGCCGGACGATCGTGGGGCTGGGGCTTGTGCTTTTCCAGCAGCTGACCGGGCAGCCCAACGTGCTCGCCTATGCCTCCACCATCTTCCAGTCGGTCGGCTTCCGGGGAGGCTCCTCCGCTGTGCTGGCCTCCGTGGGGCTCGGGGCGGTGAAAGTGGCGGCCACCCTGACGGCCATGGGGCTGGTGGAGCGAGCCGGCCGCAGGGCGCTGCTGCTCGCCGGCTGTGCCCTCATGGCCCTGTCGGTCAGCGGCCTCGGCCTCGTCAGCTTTGCTGTGCCCCTGCACTCAGGCCCAGCTTGCCTGGCCATGCCCAATGCCACCAGGCTGTCGGGGCTCCCTGGAGACTCCAGCCTGCCCAGGGGCTTGGCTCCGCCGCTGCTGCCCACGACGGACCAGAGCCCCAGGCCACCAGTCTTGTCAACCTCTGAGAAGACCAGACCTCCTCCTGGAGCCGAGGACCCTACAGCGCTAAGCCTCACTCCCCCTGCAGGCCTTTCTCCCGCCCCCGAGCACGCCCTGCTGCACTGGACCGCGCTGGTCTGCATGATGGTCTTTGTGAGCGCCTTCTCCATTGGCTTTGGACCCG GTGCCATTGGCTTGTCCTGGACCTTCCTGCTCTATGGGCTGACTGCTGTCTTCGGCCTGGGCTTCATCTATTTATTTGTCCCAGAAACAAAAGGCCAGTCATTGGCAGACATAGACCAGCAATTCCAGAAGAAATG GTTCCCCCTGAGTTTTGGCCACAGGCAGAGCTCGGCTGGCATCCAGTACAGTCGTATCGAGGTCTCTGCAGCCTCCTGA